From a region of the Triticum urartu cultivar G1812 unplaced genomic scaffold, Tu2.1 TuUngrouped_contig_6981, whole genome shotgun sequence genome:
- the LOC125531358 gene encoding uncharacterized protein LOC125531358 isoform X3, whose translation MVEETQAKVFEEIRNKVDAKRHRDLEDTLGDFMERVKKQAPMAAAFPNVSKTSHRPRTMTVVAQDLAETSREAARSLMSVVVANKETRVQPAESHGLAAATRGVQGPHLNACPGVLVGLLGKETAVQEPVDEPEDKPMIVDRKGKGPAIDVVYRRCSRQTTMHEVLGVAGSSSRDHVHVHHPVVASVDTDMTEVVPDALQMQNDGLAGIATTTPIGNRRLALPGNGEQTNPVPLAVVPALPPARDYGYSPFELDLQHFFYPNQVCLDLYESVELLSRASELSRTWFEHHTPTVLQIDGHKMKYQFSLHGEMMYNGLDAWVRGWNDRERSMMQRVDIPNWRGLLPHDDVLRIENIDTDNARVVLIAMLSTPKLGFPLCMCRLLLFPLWLANDWSLYAFDMELTRVTVMDPLYTQVGSPVYKRKHGATVRMLLKGLKILGTILFGGWEMDISKWTVRYNIDMHIACGSGESPGYIAHYADNFNAYELEEAVPEVGLPLRRKRMLYETIACSGNTAPHPGFMEEVEVEE comes from the exons ATGGTTGAGGAGACACAGGCCAAAGTGTTTGAAGAAATCAGGAACAAGGTGGATGCTAAACGGCACAGAGACCTCGAGGACACTCTTGGTGATTTCATGGAGCGTGTGAAGAAACAAGCTCCAATGGCGGCAGCATTTCCTAACGTGAGCAAGACCTCGCATCGTCCTAGGACGATGACAG TTGTTGCCCAAGATCTGGCTGAAACTTCACGCGAAGCTGCGAGGTCTCTGATGTCAGTGGTTGTTGCTAACAAGGAGACACGTGTCCAACCAG CAGAATCTCATGGTCTGGCTGCTGCAACCAGAGGGGTGCAAGGACCTCACCTGAATGCATGCCCTGGGGTGCTTGTGGGTTTGCTTGGCAAAG AAACTGCTGTCCAGGAGCCTGTTGATGAACCAGAGGACAAGCCTATGATTGTGGATCGCAAAGGCAAGGGGCCGGCTATTGACG TGGTCTACCGCAGGTGCAGTAGACAGACAACCATGCATGAGGTGCTTGGCGTGGCAGGTTCTTCCTCTAGAGATCATGTGCATGTCCATCATCCGGTGGTTGCGTCCGTAGACACTGATATGACTGAAG TTGTGCCGGATGCTTTGCAGATGCAAAATGATGGGCTTGCAGGAATTGCCACGACCACACCAATAGGGAACAGGAGGTTGGCACTGCCTGGTAATGGGGAACAAACCAACCCGGTCCCTCTTG CGGTTGTTCCTGCTTTGCCACCTGCACGTGATTACGGCTACTCTCCATTTGAGCTGGATCTACAACATTTTTTCTACCCTAACCAAGTATGCCTGGATTTGTACGAGAGCGTTGAACTTCTCAGTCGGGCTTCTGAGCTCAGCAG GACTTGGTTCGAGCATCACACCCCCACGGTGCTACAGATAGATGGGCATAAGATGAAGTACCAATTCAGTTTGCATGGTGAGATGATGTACAATGGCCTTGACGCCTGGGTGCGTGGTTGGAACGACAGGGAGAGGAGCATGATGCAGAGAGTTGATATCCCAAACTGGAGAGGATTGCTACCACATGATGATGTG CTCCGCATTGAAAATATTGATACTGACAACGCCCGTGTTGTGCTCATTGCGATGCTTTCGACGCCCAAGCTTGGTTTCCCACTCTGCATGTGTCGTCTG CTCTTGTTCCCTCTGTGGCTTGCTAACGACTGGTCCCTATACGCCTTCGACATGGAGCTGACCAGGGTCACGGTGATGGACCCATTGTACACGCAGGTGGGGTCACCAGTGTACAAGAGGAAGCACGGGGCGACCGTGCGCATGCTGCTTAAAGGGCTCAAAATCCTGGGGACCATCCTGTTTGGCGGTTGGGAGATGGATATCTCCAAATGGACTGTTCGGTACAACATTGATATGCACATAGCTTGTGGTAG CGGTGAATCGCCTGGCTACATTGCGCACTATGCGGACAACTTCAATGCTTACGAGCTGGAGGAAGCCGTTCCTGAA GTTGGTCTTCCCCTGCGTCGGAAAAGGATGCTCTATGAGACAATTGCCTGCTCGGGTAACACTGCTCCTCACCCAGGATTCATGGAGGAAGTGGAGGTGGAGGAGTAG
- the LOC125531358 gene encoding uncharacterized protein LOC125531358 isoform X2, with amino-acid sequence MVEETQAKVFEEIRNKVDAKRHRDLEDTLGDFMERVKKQAPMAAAFPNVSKTSHRPRTMTVVAQDLAETSREAARSLMSVVVANKETRVQPESHGLAAATRGVQGPHLNACPGVLVGLLGKETAVQEPVDEPEDKPMIVDRKGKGPAIDVVYRRCSRQTTMHEVLGVAGSSSRDHVHVHHPVVASVDTDMTEAVVPDALQMQNDGLAGIATTTPIGNRRLALPGNGEQTNPVPLAVVPALPPARDYGYSPFELDLQHFFYPNQVCLDLYESVELLSRASELSRTWFEHHTPTVLQIDGHKMKYQFSLHGEMMYNGLDAWVRGWNDRERSMMQRVDIPNWRGLLPHDDVLRIENIDTDNARVVLIAMLSTPKLGFPLCMCRLLLFPLWLANDWSLYAFDMELTRVTVMDPLYTQVGSPVYKRKHGATVRMLLKGLKILGTILFGGWEMDISKWTVRYNIDMHIACGSGESPGYIAHYADNFNAYELEEAVPEVGLPLRRKRMLYETIACSGNTAPHPGFMEEVEVEE; translated from the exons ATGGTTGAGGAGACACAGGCCAAAGTGTTTGAAGAAATCAGGAACAAGGTGGATGCTAAACGGCACAGAGACCTCGAGGACACTCTTGGTGATTTCATGGAGCGTGTGAAGAAACAAGCTCCAATGGCGGCAGCATTTCCTAACGTGAGCAAGACCTCGCATCGTCCTAGGACGATGACAG TTGTTGCCCAAGATCTGGCTGAAACTTCACGCGAAGCTGCGAGGTCTCTGATGTCAGTGGTTGTTGCTAACAAGGAGACACGTGTCCAACCAG AATCTCATGGTCTGGCTGCTGCAACCAGAGGGGTGCAAGGACCTCACCTGAATGCATGCCCTGGGGTGCTTGTGGGTTTGCTTGGCAAAG AAACTGCTGTCCAGGAGCCTGTTGATGAACCAGAGGACAAGCCTATGATTGTGGATCGCAAAGGCAAGGGGCCGGCTATTGACG TGGTCTACCGCAGGTGCAGTAGACAGACAACCATGCATGAGGTGCTTGGCGTGGCAGGTTCTTCCTCTAGAGATCATGTGCATGTCCATCATCCGGTGGTTGCGTCCGTAGACACTGATATGACTGAAG CAGTTGTGCCGGATGCTTTGCAGATGCAAAATGATGGGCTTGCAGGAATTGCCACGACCACACCAATAGGGAACAGGAGGTTGGCACTGCCTGGTAATGGGGAACAAACCAACCCGGTCCCTCTTG CGGTTGTTCCTGCTTTGCCACCTGCACGTGATTACGGCTACTCTCCATTTGAGCTGGATCTACAACATTTTTTCTACCCTAACCAAGTATGCCTGGATTTGTACGAGAGCGTTGAACTTCTCAGTCGGGCTTCTGAGCTCAGCAG GACTTGGTTCGAGCATCACACCCCCACGGTGCTACAGATAGATGGGCATAAGATGAAGTACCAATTCAGTTTGCATGGTGAGATGATGTACAATGGCCTTGACGCCTGGGTGCGTGGTTGGAACGACAGGGAGAGGAGCATGATGCAGAGAGTTGATATCCCAAACTGGAGAGGATTGCTACCACATGATGATGTG CTCCGCATTGAAAATATTGATACTGACAACGCCCGTGTTGTGCTCATTGCGATGCTTTCGACGCCCAAGCTTGGTTTCCCACTCTGCATGTGTCGTCTG CTCTTGTTCCCTCTGTGGCTTGCTAACGACTGGTCCCTATACGCCTTCGACATGGAGCTGACCAGGGTCACGGTGATGGACCCATTGTACACGCAGGTGGGGTCACCAGTGTACAAGAGGAAGCACGGGGCGACCGTGCGCATGCTGCTTAAAGGGCTCAAAATCCTGGGGACCATCCTGTTTGGCGGTTGGGAGATGGATATCTCCAAATGGACTGTTCGGTACAACATTGATATGCACATAGCTTGTGGTAG CGGTGAATCGCCTGGCTACATTGCGCACTATGCGGACAACTTCAATGCTTACGAGCTGGAGGAAGCCGTTCCTGAA GTTGGTCTTCCCCTGCGTCGGAAAAGGATGCTCTATGAGACAATTGCCTGCTCGGGTAACACTGCTCCTCACCCAGGATTCATGGAGGAAGTGGAGGTGGAGGAGTAG
- the LOC125531358 gene encoding uncharacterized protein LOC125531358 isoform X1, giving the protein MVEETQAKVFEEIRNKVDAKRHRDLEDTLGDFMERVKKQAPMAAAFPNVSKTSHRPRTMTVVAQDLAETSREAARSLMSVVVANKETRVQPAESHGLAAATRGVQGPHLNACPGVLVGLLGKETAVQEPVDEPEDKPMIVDRKGKGPAIDVVYRRCSRQTTMHEVLGVAGSSSRDHVHVHHPVVASVDTDMTEAVVPDALQMQNDGLAGIATTTPIGNRRLALPGNGEQTNPVPLAVVPALPPARDYGYSPFELDLQHFFYPNQVCLDLYESVELLSRASELSRTWFEHHTPTVLQIDGHKMKYQFSLHGEMMYNGLDAWVRGWNDRERSMMQRVDIPNWRGLLPHDDVLRIENIDTDNARVVLIAMLSTPKLGFPLCMCRLLLFPLWLANDWSLYAFDMELTRVTVMDPLYTQVGSPVYKRKHGATVRMLLKGLKILGTILFGGWEMDISKWTVRYNIDMHIACGSGESPGYIAHYADNFNAYELEEAVPEVGLPLRRKRMLYETIACSGNTAPHPGFMEEVEVEE; this is encoded by the exons ATGGTTGAGGAGACACAGGCCAAAGTGTTTGAAGAAATCAGGAACAAGGTGGATGCTAAACGGCACAGAGACCTCGAGGACACTCTTGGTGATTTCATGGAGCGTGTGAAGAAACAAGCTCCAATGGCGGCAGCATTTCCTAACGTGAGCAAGACCTCGCATCGTCCTAGGACGATGACAG TTGTTGCCCAAGATCTGGCTGAAACTTCACGCGAAGCTGCGAGGTCTCTGATGTCAGTGGTTGTTGCTAACAAGGAGACACGTGTCCAACCAG CAGAATCTCATGGTCTGGCTGCTGCAACCAGAGGGGTGCAAGGACCTCACCTGAATGCATGCCCTGGGGTGCTTGTGGGTTTGCTTGGCAAAG AAACTGCTGTCCAGGAGCCTGTTGATGAACCAGAGGACAAGCCTATGATTGTGGATCGCAAAGGCAAGGGGCCGGCTATTGACG TGGTCTACCGCAGGTGCAGTAGACAGACAACCATGCATGAGGTGCTTGGCGTGGCAGGTTCTTCCTCTAGAGATCATGTGCATGTCCATCATCCGGTGGTTGCGTCCGTAGACACTGATATGACTGAAG CAGTTGTGCCGGATGCTTTGCAGATGCAAAATGATGGGCTTGCAGGAATTGCCACGACCACACCAATAGGGAACAGGAGGTTGGCACTGCCTGGTAATGGGGAACAAACCAACCCGGTCCCTCTTG CGGTTGTTCCTGCTTTGCCACCTGCACGTGATTACGGCTACTCTCCATTTGAGCTGGATCTACAACATTTTTTCTACCCTAACCAAGTATGCCTGGATTTGTACGAGAGCGTTGAACTTCTCAGTCGGGCTTCTGAGCTCAGCAG GACTTGGTTCGAGCATCACACCCCCACGGTGCTACAGATAGATGGGCATAAGATGAAGTACCAATTCAGTTTGCATGGTGAGATGATGTACAATGGCCTTGACGCCTGGGTGCGTGGTTGGAACGACAGGGAGAGGAGCATGATGCAGAGAGTTGATATCCCAAACTGGAGAGGATTGCTACCACATGATGATGTG CTCCGCATTGAAAATATTGATACTGACAACGCCCGTGTTGTGCTCATTGCGATGCTTTCGACGCCCAAGCTTGGTTTCCCACTCTGCATGTGTCGTCTG CTCTTGTTCCCTCTGTGGCTTGCTAACGACTGGTCCCTATACGCCTTCGACATGGAGCTGACCAGGGTCACGGTGATGGACCCATTGTACACGCAGGTGGGGTCACCAGTGTACAAGAGGAAGCACGGGGCGACCGTGCGCATGCTGCTTAAAGGGCTCAAAATCCTGGGGACCATCCTGTTTGGCGGTTGGGAGATGGATATCTCCAAATGGACTGTTCGGTACAACATTGATATGCACATAGCTTGTGGTAG CGGTGAATCGCCTGGCTACATTGCGCACTATGCGGACAACTTCAATGCTTACGAGCTGGAGGAAGCCGTTCCTGAA GTTGGTCTTCCCCTGCGTCGGAAAAGGATGCTCTATGAGACAATTGCCTGCTCGGGTAACACTGCTCCTCACCCAGGATTCATGGAGGAAGTGGAGGTGGAGGAGTAG
- the LOC125531356 gene encoding uncharacterized protein LOC125531356, with product MSQLSLVCRGALLSHRSFECDYHEHGMEGRELLPFPRLASYSDMMLKLQIKKHAARNGVDAGFEAADVPRSSAFNVASASPAQAQAWTTPSPSVHDATPGFGVAHEPAISQEVLDAMKEAMQHRLKQREDEFLKMVEETQAKVFEEIRNKVDAKRHRDLEDTLGDFMGRVKKQAPMAAAFPNMSKTSHRPRTMTGCGCSQIVGI from the exons ATGAGCCAGCTCAGCTTAGTCTGCAGGGGTGCCTTGTTGTCCCACAG ATCATTTGAATGCGATTATCATGAGCACGGGATGGAGGGACGCGAGCTGCTGCCATTCCCTCGGCTAGCATCGTACTCGGATATGATGTTGAAACTGCAGATCAAAAAGCATGCAGCAAGGAATGGTGTGGATGCTGGGTTTGAG GCTGCGGATGTTCCCAGATCGTCGGCATTTAATGTTGCTTCTGCTAGCCCGGCTCAAGCCCAAGCCTGGACCACGCCGAGTCCTAGTGTGCATGACGCTACCCCTGGATTTGGTGTGGCCCATGAGCCAGCGATAAGTCAAGAG GTTCTTGACGCCATGAAGGAAGCAATGCAACATCGCCTGAAGCAACGTGAGGATGAATTCCTCAAGATGGTTGAGGAGACACAGGCCAAAGTGTTTGAAGAAATCAGGAACAAGGTGGATGCTAAACGGCACAGAGACCTCGAGGACACTCTTGGTGATTTCATGGGGCGTGTGAAGAAACAAGCTCCAATGGCGGCAGCATTTCCTAACATGAGCAAGACCTCGCATCGTCCCAGGACGATGACAG GCTGCGGATGTTCCCAGATCGTCGGCATTTAA